The DNA segment CTCTTCATACCCGGATAATTCAAATGTATTTCTCAATATATTTTCTATATTTCGCTTGAACCTCAACTCATCAGGCAAAAAATCCTGTACTCCATCAGGTAGATTCTTCATCAAAGCACCTCTTCTATTACTTTACTTTATCTTTGTAAAGTGATAAAGTAATAACTTGTTATTTAAATAATAATTTATTTTTGTCTATGTGTCAAGTACATTTTCAAAAATCACACCTTAAAGAAGCTACTACCGGTAAATGATCTGATAAAGTAGAGTCAATGGCCTTTATTGATTCAGCCCACACACCTTTTGAATGCATTATATAATCTATTCTGACATTTTCACAACCATCTACATAAGTGTGAAAAGCGGAATTTTGAGCATTTGCAGCATCTTTAAGCACTCTGCTTATGGTGGAATAAGCTTCTTCTCCAGGTGTCTCATTAAAATCCCCAGTCATAATTACCGGATATTCCAAATTCGAAACGATCTTCAATATTTCCTGTGACTGCGTCAATCTCTCTTTACGATTAAGTCCTAAGTGAGTAGTCAAAAACCATATTTTTTTGTTTTCGTTTAGCTGTATCAGTGCTGTCAATACACCCCTTCTTTCACCCATTGAGTAAATGTGATAATTCTTTTTCTTTACAATAGGGTACCTGGAAAGTATTCCATTGCCAAACGATCCAAACCCCATTCTTAAATTCGGTCCAAAAACATAATGCATCTTAAGTCTGTTTGCCAGATACTTAATCTCATTTAAAAAATATGAACGCTTTAAAAACACGTCAATCTCCTGCAAGCCGATAACGTCAACACCTGCTTCTTTTATCAAATTAGAAATCCCGTACAATGTCAAATTTCCTTCTATATCCTTTCCACCATGAATATTGTATGTCATAACGTTAATGACCATAATATCCCTTCGTTTCACTAAATTAGTTCCAATAATATTATATGCTTTAATAAATAAACAAAGCAGAACCTCTCTCGAGATTCCGCTTTATCATCATATTTATTGCTTTTCCTTCTTATCCTCAACAAGTTTCGTAAAAACATTAAAAAGCTCTATTGGTATAGGGAACAATATAGTAGAATTTTTTTCAGCAGCTATTTCAGGAAGTGTCTGAAGGTATCTCAACTGCAATGCCGCAGGCTCTGTGGATATGACAGCGGCAGCTTCTTTAAGTTTTTGAGATGCTTGAAACTCGCCATCCGCAAAAATGACTTTCGCCCGTCTCTCCCTTTCTGCCTCCGCCTGTTTTGCCATAGCTCTTTTCATTGTGTCAGGAAGCTCAATGCTCTTTATTTCAACTGCCGTAACCTTGATTCCCCAAGGATCCGTAGCTTCATCCAACAATTCTCTAAGCTTTTCGTTAAGCTCTGCTCTCTTTGCCAGCATTTCATCAAGTTCATGCTGACCAAGTATTGAGCGCAATATTGTTTGCCCAAGGAGTGTAGTGCTTTGAGTGTAATTTGCAACTTTCGTGATAGCTAATATAGGATCAAACACATTAAAGTAAACAACAGCATCAACATTTACAGGAACATTGTCTTTTGTAATGACTTCCTGCTTTGCAACATCAATTGTAAAAGTCCTTAAATCTACTTTTATTACTCTATCTATCCCAAATGGAAATATAACATTAAACCCAGGTCCTAAAAGTCCAGACAATTTTCCAAATCGAAACAGAACTCCCCTTTGGTACTCCGTAATTATTTTCACCATGCCAGGCAGTATGATAAAAGGTACAATGACCAATACAACACCAATTACCGCAAAATTAGCGTTAATATTTATGACTGTATATACATCAATTGCACACCAAATTATGAATGTCACAAGCATGAAGTAGAAATTTGCCATGATCTTTCTTGATGCTGCTATCGCCATCCATACAATCCACCAGATAGCTTCAATGGCAAACACAACCATAAAAACTGTGCTTAGAATTGAAATTGCCGATGCATCCATATTATTGCATCCCCTTTCTTTACATATCTTCAATTCTAATATTAACCTAATATTTGTTATTTTCAAGAATCATAACATAAATTTTTTATTAATTTTAAGCATAATCTATAAATTGTTTCATATGGAACAAATTGTAAATCATTTTATTAATGCTATCACTAAAATTATCAATATAACAAATAATATAAATAACCACGCTGTTGGCCTTGCAAAATTGAATGTCCAACCTACGCCAAACCGCTTTTCCACAAACAATGCTGGATCATCTGGATTGTAATAAATAAGACCTCCCTTCCAATATTTATCATCATCTCTGTCAACTGATGTCAACTTATCATTTTCTTTGCCTATTTTTATTCTTTCACCTCCCTGACCCGTCTTTATAGATAAGACTATTACAATAATCAA comes from the Thermoanaerobacterium aotearoense genome and includes:
- a CDS encoding endonuclease/exonuclease/phosphatase family protein; translated protein: MVINVMTYNIHGGKDIEGNLTLYGISNLIKEAGVDVIGLQEIDVFLKRSYFLNEIKYLANRLKMHYVFGPNLRMGFGSFGNGILSRYPIVKKKNYHIYSMGERRGVLTALIQLNENKKIWFLTTHLGLNRKERLTQSQEILKIVSNLEYPVIMTGDFNETPGEEAYSTISRVLKDAANAQNSAFHTYVDGCENVRIDYIMHSKGVWAESIKAIDSTLSDHLPVVASLRCDF
- a CDS encoding slipin family protein, coding for MDASAISILSTVFMVVFAIEAIWWIVWMAIAASRKIMANFYFMLVTFIIWCAIDVYTVININANFAVIGVVLVIVPFIILPGMVKIITEYQRGVLFRFGKLSGLLGPGFNVIFPFGIDRVIKVDLRTFTIDVAKQEVITKDNVPVNVDAVVYFNVFDPILAITKVANYTQSTTLLGQTILRSILGQHELDEMLAKRAELNEKLRELLDEATDPWGIKVTAVEIKSIELPDTMKRAMAKQAEAERERRAKVIFADGEFQASQKLKEAAAVISTEPAALQLRYLQTLPEIAAEKNSTILFPIPIELFNVFTKLVEDKKEKQ